TACGTACACCTACTGCAATTCTGCAACTCAGGAGCGAGCCCATGGCCGCTTCCTCCTGCTTCTCATCTCCCGCCTCGGCGTTAGCGGCGCTCTGCGTGCTCTTGCTCGCCTTAGCTGGAGCCGCGCTCGGTCACCGTCCCAGCGGCGGCTCGGCGCTGAGCTCCACGTTCTACGACGCGTCGTGCCCCAGCGCCTACGACGTCGTCCGGCGCGTCATCCAGAACGCCCGGGTCTCTGACCCTCGCATCCCGGCCAGCCTCATCCGCCTCCAtttccacgactgcttcgtcaCCGTACGTGAACTAACAGCTGCGCTGATTTGTTTCATCTGAGTTGTTCTGACATACACGTACCTGCATTGCATCATCTGACACACACGTACGTACGTACGCTGATTTGTTTCAGGGTTGCGACGGCTCGCTCCTGCTGGACGACGACCTCCCGGCGATCCAGACCGAGAAGCGTGTGCCCGCCAACAACAACTCGGCGCGGGGCTTTCCGGTGGTCGACGACATCAAGAGCGCGCTGGAGGAAGCCTGCCCCGGCATCGTCTCCTGCGCTGACATCCTCGCCCTGGCAGCTGAGATCTCCGTTGAACTCGTAAGCACTCGAGAGCTCGCCCTTTCATCAACCCGCGCTGGCGTGCTAGCGCTACCTCTATCTATCACGCTCACGCCTGATGTAGAACTGACGGAACGAACCGTGCATGGATCGGTGTGCAGGCTGGAGGACCACGGTGGAGGGTGCTTCTTGGCAGGCGAGACGGCACGACGACCAACGTCCAGAGCGCCAGGAACCTGCCCAACTTCTTCGACCCCCTGAACGCAGGGCCGGCCCTGAGATTTTGGTGGCCCAGGGCAACACTAAAAATTGAGGCCCCTTATAACATATGTACATCTGTTATCGCTTGTATTAGTTTGGATGCTAAGCTAAGAATAGTTACCTAGCATGCATTACCTATTGTCAAAAAAATTATCTTGTCACATACTCCCTTCATCCCAAAATAAGTACAAACAAtatgaactttgactaaatttatataaaaaagtacagacattcatgatacaaaataagtgtcattagactagttatagaaatatatattttcataataaatttatttaaagacataaatactaatattatttactatCTTGATCAAACTTGAGCTTGATTGACTGGCACAGATACTATAATTGCATTTTTTCGTGGGCGGGGGTGTAGAAGACAGGTGCTGAAATTTTTAAAATACATTTAATAATTGAAAA
This DNA window, taken from Miscanthus floridulus cultivar M001 chromosome 13, ASM1932011v1, whole genome shotgun sequence, encodes the following:
- the LOC136501515 gene encoding peroxidase 2-like, producing the protein MAASSCFSSPASALAALCVLLLALAGAALGHRPSGGSALSSTFYDASCPSAYDVVRRVIQNARVSDPRIPASLIRLHFHDCFVTGCDGSLLLDDDLPAIQTEKRVPANNNSARGFPVVDDIKSALEEACPGIVSCADILALAAEISVELAGGPRWRVLLGRRDGTTTNVQSARNLPNFFDPLNVLQEKFRNVNLDDTDLVALQGAHTFGKVQCQFTQQNCTAGQSSGALENLDQVTPKVFDNKYYNNLLEGRAQLPSDQVMLSDPSAAATTAPIVHRFAGNQQDFFRNFAASMIKMGNISPLTGKDGEIRSNCRRVNKRY